In one window of Macadamia integrifolia cultivar HAES 741 chromosome 2, SCU_Mint_v3, whole genome shotgun sequence DNA:
- the LOC122069226 gene encoding F-box protein At1g70590: MEQRTWPVQRDGAHFSALPLVNISGSKDDDDDDDPNRRQQRRRSRHHHHHQQQQPPPQVLRTRNSHCAKLPTIHSASSHRIRFSSRWFSSFSSTQSMAEGHDFSQLPFDVLTKIAASFTLPNLRSASLVCRSWRDALRPLRESMLFLRWGKRFKHGHAGVRPNLQKALDSFLKGAARGSTLAMVDAGLLYWEMGHKDKGIALYQRAAALGDPAAQCNLGISYLQAEPADPKEAVKWLYEASVAGHIRAQYQLALCLHQGRGVECNLLEAAKWYLRAAEGGYVRAMYNTSLCYSFGEGLARNHRQARKWMKRAADRGHSKAQLEHGLGLFSEGEMLKALVYLELAIRAGETSAEHVKNVVLQQLSASSRDRAMSLADNWRALPSR; this comes from the exons ATGGAACAGAGGACATGGCCAGTCCAACGGGACGGCGCACACTTCTCTGCCCTTCCACTGGTGAACATCAGCGGCAGCAaagacgacgacgatgacgacgaccccAACCGACGGCAACAACGACGACGAAGtcgacatcatcatcatcatcaacaacaacaaccaccaccacaagtgctCCGAACGAGGAATTCTCATTGTGCCAAATTACCCACTATCCACAGCGCCTCCTCACATCGCATCCGCTTCAGTTCCAgatggttttcttctttttcgtcGACACAATCGATGGCGGAGGGCCATGATTTCTCACAACTCCCTTTCGATGTTCTGACGAAGATTGCGGCGTCCTTCACACTCCCTAACCTCCGATCAGCCTCTCTGGTGTGCCGCTCATGGAGGGATGCGCTTCGCCCGCTGAGGGAATCCATGCTGTTCCTTCGTTGGGGGAAGAGATTCAAGCACGGGCACGCTGGTGTTCGTCCTAATCTCCAGAAGGCTCTCGATTCCTTCCTCAAAGGCGCCGCCCGCGGCTCTACTCTCGCCATGGTTGACGCCGGACTCCTCTACTGGGAAATGGGCCACAAAGACAAAGGGATCGCCTTGTACCAGAGAGCCGCTGCCCTAGGCGACCCTGCTGCTCAGTGCAATTTGGGAATTTCTTATCTCCAAG CTGAACCTGCTGATCCAAAAGAGGCTGTTAAGTGGTTATATGAAGCCTCAGTTGCAGGCCATATCCGTGCTCAATATCAACTTGCACTCTGCCTGCATCAAGGCCGTGGTGTGGAATGCAACCTACTGGAAGCT GCAAAGTGGTATCTAAGAGCTGCAGAAGGTGGGTATGTCCGTGCGATGTACAATACTTCACTGTGCTACTCTTTTGGTGAAGGTTTGGCACGCAACCATCGACAAGCAAGGAAATGGATGAAGCGAGCTGCTGATCGTGGTCACAGTAAAGCTCAATTAGAGCATGGCCTTGGACTCTTTTCT GAAGGGGAGATGTTGAAAGCATTAGTCTACCTTGAGCTTGCCATTCGAGCAGGTGAAACTTCAGCAGAACATGTAAAAAATGTAGTACTCCAACAACTATCGGCAAGTTCACGTGATCGTGCCATGTCTCTTGCTGACAATTGGCGAGCTCTACCTTCTCGCTGA